Proteins found in one Pontibacter sp. SGAir0037 genomic segment:
- a CDS encoding sialate O-acetylesterase: MSSKHYTSFLYALCFLLSISQVKANVTLPAVFSNHMVLQQNAEVKIWGWAKSGEEVTVTPSWNHKPVKTKASNLAEWEVILQTPAAGGPYTVEIKGYNTIKIEDVLLGEVWLCAGQSNMEWTARAGIEHAEREVPLASYPSIRFFSVSHRTADTPQLSLDGQWVVCTPESMIDFSAVGYFFGRKVHQTLQVPVGLINSSWGGTPAEAWVSKETIEENKILAEDAANLQEVPWGPVKTAKIYNAMIAPLVPYRLAGVLWYQGESNTGSPANYAELLPALIQNWRTRWNQAFPFYYVQIAPYQYDVPQQGVLLRDAQRRVLQKTENTGMVVVSDIGNKDDIHPRNKSDVGQRLADLALHKAYGKQELPASGPLYRSMKVEGNKVRLYFDYAGKGLVAKGNELTNFEIAGADQQFVKASAKIQGSTIVVQAKQVKKPVAVRFAWSNTAEPNLFNAEGLPASSFRTEAEPVSLK; this comes from the coding sequence ATGAGCAGTAAACACTATACATCCTTTCTTTATGCCTTATGCTTTCTGTTGAGTATAAGCCAGGTAAAAGCAAATGTGACGCTTCCTGCTGTGTTCAGCAATCATATGGTGTTGCAGCAAAATGCCGAGGTTAAAATATGGGGTTGGGCTAAGTCGGGGGAAGAGGTAACTGTAACACCCAGTTGGAACCATAAACCTGTTAAAACCAAGGCAAGCAACCTGGCAGAATGGGAAGTGATACTTCAGACACCCGCTGCCGGAGGACCTTATACGGTAGAGATCAAAGGGTATAATACCATCAAGATAGAAGATGTGCTGCTCGGAGAAGTATGGCTTTGCGCTGGTCAGTCCAACATGGAATGGACTGCGAGAGCTGGTATAGAGCACGCAGAAAGAGAAGTGCCGCTGGCCAGCTATCCTTCTATCCGCTTCTTTAGTGTTTCTCACAGAACTGCCGATACTCCTCAGCTGAGCCTGGATGGGCAATGGGTGGTTTGCACGCCGGAATCCATGATCGACTTTAGCGCCGTTGGCTATTTCTTCGGAAGAAAAGTGCACCAGACCCTGCAGGTGCCGGTTGGGCTGATAAACAGCAGTTGGGGAGGCACACCCGCCGAAGCATGGGTAAGCAAAGAAACAATTGAAGAAAATAAAATACTGGCAGAAGATGCTGCTAACCTACAGGAAGTACCCTGGGGACCAGTAAAAACAGCCAAAATTTACAATGCCATGATTGCTCCATTAGTTCCTTATCGTCTGGCAGGTGTGCTGTGGTACCAGGGAGAATCGAACACAGGAAGCCCTGCAAACTATGCCGAACTCTTACCTGCACTTATTCAGAACTGGCGCACCCGGTGGAACCAGGCATTCCCTTTCTACTACGTGCAAATTGCCCCCTATCAATATGATGTGCCCCAGCAGGGGGTGCTGCTAAGAGATGCTCAGCGCAGGGTGCTGCAGAAAACAGAAAATACGGGTATGGTAGTCGTAAGCGATATCGGCAATAAAGACGATATACACCCTAGAAATAAAAGTGATGTAGGACAGCGATTGGCTGATCTGGCCCTGCACAAAGCCTACGGCAAACAAGAGTTGCCTGCCTCCGGGCCTTTGTACCGTAGCATGAAAGTAGAAGGCAATAAGGTCAGGCTATACTTTGATTATGCCGGAAAAGGCCTTGTAGCAAAAGGGAATGAGCTGACAAATTTCGAAATTGCCGGAGCCGATCAGCAATTTGTGAAAGCCAGTGCCAAGATACAAGGCAGTACTATTGTGGTGCAGGCAAAGCAGGTTAAAAAACCTGTGGCAGTACGGTTTGCCTGGAGCAACACAGCAGAGCCAAACCTTTTTAATGCAGAAGGTTTACCTGCCTCGAGTTTCCGAACAGAAGCAGAACCTGTGTCCTTGAAGTAA
- the ispG gene encoding (E)-4-hydroxy-3-methylbut-2-enyl-diphosphate synthase, which yields MNKNYCPSLTEYKRRKSIVVNIGGVPMGGDYPIRVQSMTTVDTMDTIGSVEQCIRMIEAGCEYIRITAPSIKEAENLKHIKEELRSRGYDVPLIADIHFTPNAAEVAARIVEKVRVNPGNYADKKKFEVIEYDDASYQAELDRIRERFLPLVRICKEYGTAMRIGTNHGSLSDRILSRYGDTPLGMVESALEFLRICEAENYHNIVISMKASNTQVMVQAYRLLVQKLEEEGMQPYPLHLGVTEAGEAEDGRIKSAVGIGTLLEDGLGDTVRVSLTEAPEAEAPVAKALIDRYTHRAEKATLLKPICQVPIDPFQYHRRETLEVGNIGALNVPRVVADLSRLANIQYADLKCVGHLYSMLLDKFNMNDLGADYIYTGNEPIRFMLPNGLKEIVDYDAWLLAEQREERHPLFSAAQYRSGIERHAALNFVLLSLDDLTPELIEKLKQDHTAVLMLQTTNEHAMAELRKCFFRLMNQGVQNPCIIKRAYGEMTQDQVQLYAATDIGGLLIDGLGDGVMLGTELLPAMEKTALLATVETLNNLGFGILQAARTRMSKTEYISCPSCGRTLFDLQETTAMIRKRTDHLKGVKIGIMGCIVNGPGEMADADYGYVGVGKDKIALYRGQTVVKKSVPADRAVDELIELIREDEKWIEPLKLVE from the coding sequence ATGAATAAGAACTACTGTCCTAGCCTGACCGAATACAAACGCCGAAAATCCATAGTGGTAAACATTGGCGGAGTGCCCATGGGAGGTGATTATCCTATTCGGGTGCAATCCATGACTACAGTAGATACCATGGATACCATTGGCTCTGTAGAACAATGCATTCGTATGATCGAGGCTGGCTGCGAATACATCCGTATTACGGCACCAAGTATAAAAGAGGCTGAAAACCTGAAGCATATCAAAGAGGAATTGCGCAGCAGAGGGTATGATGTGCCGCTTATTGCCGACATACACTTTACGCCCAATGCGGCAGAGGTTGCCGCCCGTATAGTTGAAAAAGTACGGGTGAATCCGGGCAACTATGCCGACAAGAAAAAATTTGAGGTTATAGAATACGACGATGCGTCTTATCAGGCAGAGCTCGACAGAATAAGAGAGCGGTTTCTGCCACTGGTGCGCATTTGCAAGGAGTACGGTACTGCCATGCGTATCGGTACCAACCACGGATCTTTGTCCGATCGGATTCTGAGCAGGTACGGTGACACGCCGCTTGGTATGGTGGAAAGTGCTTTGGAGTTTCTGCGGATCTGTGAAGCAGAAAATTACCACAACATTGTTATTTCCATGAAGGCCTCCAACACGCAGGTAATGGTACAGGCTTACCGCTTGCTGGTGCAGAAGCTGGAAGAGGAGGGAATGCAGCCTTACCCTTTACACCTGGGCGTAACAGAAGCCGGTGAAGCTGAAGACGGTCGTATTAAATCTGCTGTAGGCATTGGAACATTACTGGAAGATGGCCTGGGCGATACCGTGCGTGTATCGTTAACAGAGGCTCCGGAAGCGGAAGCACCAGTGGCTAAGGCCCTGATCGACCGCTATACACACCGGGCTGAAAAAGCTACTCTCCTGAAGCCGATCTGTCAGGTTCCCATCGATCCGTTTCAGTATCACCGTCGAGAGACACTAGAAGTCGGGAATATAGGAGCGTTAAACGTGCCGCGCGTGGTGGCCGACCTCAGCCGCCTGGCAAATATCCAGTATGCCGACCTGAAATGTGTAGGGCACTTGTACTCTATGCTGCTCGATAAGTTCAATATGAATGATCTCGGGGCAGATTATATCTATACCGGCAACGAACCCATTCGCTTTATGCTGCCAAACGGCTTGAAAGAGATTGTGGATTATGATGCCTGGCTGCTGGCTGAGCAACGGGAAGAACGTCACCCGCTTTTCAGTGCTGCTCAATACAGGAGCGGCATCGAACGACATGCAGCCTTAAACTTTGTGCTTCTATCGCTGGATGATTTAACTCCTGAGCTGATAGAAAAACTAAAGCAGGACCATACTGCTGTGCTGATGCTGCAGACAACAAATGAACATGCCATGGCGGAGCTGCGGAAGTGTTTCTTCCGTTTGATGAACCAGGGAGTACAGAACCCGTGCATCATTAAAAGAGCTTATGGTGAAATGACCCAAGATCAGGTACAACTGTATGCTGCTACGGATATCGGTGGCTTGTTGATTGACGGCTTGGGCGATGGCGTGATGCTGGGAACAGAGCTGCTGCCTGCTATGGAAAAAACAGCGTTGCTGGCAACCGTAGAAACGCTCAACAACCTGGGCTTCGGTATACTGCAGGCCGCCCGCACGCGCATGAGCAAAACAGAGTATATCAGTTGCCCGAGCTGTGGGCGCACATTGTTCGATCTGCAGGAAACTACTGCCATGATACGCAAACGCACCGATCATCTGAAAGGTGTGAAAATCGGGATCATGGGGTGTATTGTAAACGGTCCTGGTGAAATGGCGGATGCCGATTACGGCTATGTTGGTGTCGGGAAAGACAAGATTGCGCTTTACCGTGGCCAGACAGTTGTAAAAAAATCTGTACCTGCCGATCGGGCGGTTGATGAACTGATTGAACTGATCCGGGAAGATGAAAAATGGATCGAACCTCTGAAACTGGTAGAGTAG
- a CDS encoding glutamine synthetase III produces MATLRFKALELVSQRKTGEITSPSQKISDYYGENVFGLEAMRANMSSDYFKRLRRTIEAGEKVDRNLADAVAAAMKSWAISKGATHYTHWFQPLTGATAEKHDSFFDLTSEGTAIESFKGSALAQQEPDASSFPNGGIRNTFEARGYTAWDPSSPAFIIEGTNSKTLCIPTIFVSYTGEALDYKTPLLKSLKLLNDAAVPVCQYFDKDVTRVNTTLGIEQEYFLVDKALYAARPDLVMTGRTLFGHAPAKGQQLEDHYFGSIPSRVHAYMVDFEKTAHRLGIPLRTRHNEVAPSQFECAPTFEDASLAADHNQLLMDIMDRVAERHGFKVLLHEKPFKGVNGSGKHNNWAMSTNTGVNLLAPGRKPKENLQFLTFFINTIKAVYKHADLLRASIASASNDHRLGANEAPPAIMSVFVGQQLTAVLDELERTAKVPMEKGDNMYMKLGIDKIPEILLDNTDRNRTSPFAFTGNKFELRAVGSSANVSNPMTALNTMVAEQLVEFRKSVDDLIDNQGMKKELAIIQILREYVVESKAVRFEGNGYSEEWAQEAEARGLSNVKSTPTALDVLKREDVVELFTKFGILTEVELHARHEILLEEYIKKIQIEARVLGDLAVNHVIPTAVAYQNKLINNYRGLKELGLEAEYTEATLEAIKKMSRHITTIQKNVDEMIEARKVANKIEDARERAIMYQEKVFSYFDTIRYSVDKLELMVDDEDWPLVKYRELMFNR; encoded by the coding sequence ATGGCAACACTACGATTTAAGGCGCTAGAGCTCGTAAGCCAGCGTAAAACGGGAGAAATTACCTCACCCTCCCAAAAAATTTCTGACTACTATGGGGAGAACGTATTTGGCCTGGAGGCAATGCGTGCTAATATGTCCTCTGATTACTTTAAGCGTCTGCGTCGTACCATTGAAGCGGGCGAAAAAGTAGACCGTAACCTGGCAGATGCTGTGGCAGCTGCCATGAAATCCTGGGCCATCAGCAAAGGTGCAACCCACTACACACACTGGTTCCAGCCATTAACCGGAGCTACCGCCGAGAAACACGACTCCTTCTTTGATCTTACTTCTGAAGGAACTGCCATTGAGAGTTTCAAAGGAAGTGCGCTTGCACAGCAGGAGCCGGATGCCTCTTCTTTCCCGAACGGTGGTATCCGTAATACATTTGAGGCCCGCGGTTATACTGCCTGGGATCCTTCTTCTCCGGCATTCATTATTGAGGGTACCAATTCAAAAACACTTTGCATTCCTACTATCTTCGTTTCATACACTGGCGAAGCGCTCGATTATAAAACACCTCTGTTAAAGTCTTTGAAATTATTAAACGATGCTGCTGTGCCTGTTTGCCAGTACTTCGATAAAGACGTAACAAGAGTAAATACAACATTAGGTATTGAGCAGGAGTACTTCCTGGTTGACAAAGCGCTGTATGCTGCACGTCCTGACCTGGTTATGACTGGCCGTACCTTGTTTGGTCATGCTCCTGCTAAAGGCCAGCAGTTAGAAGACCATTACTTTGGTTCTATCCCAAGCCGTGTACATGCTTACATGGTTGATTTTGAAAAGACGGCACACAGATTAGGTATTCCGCTTCGCACACGCCATAATGAAGTGGCACCAAGCCAGTTCGAATGTGCGCCTACCTTCGAAGATGCGAGCTTGGCTGCTGACCACAACCAGCTGTTAATGGACATCATGGATCGTGTGGCTGAAAGACACGGTTTTAAAGTGCTGCTTCACGAAAAGCCTTTCAAAGGTGTAAACGGTAGCGGTAAGCACAACAACTGGGCGATGAGCACTAACACGGGTGTAAACCTATTAGCACCTGGCAGAAAGCCGAAAGAAAACCTGCAGTTCCTCACGTTCTTCATCAACACTATAAAAGCGGTTTATAAGCACGCTGACCTTTTACGTGCCAGTATTGCTTCAGCCAGCAACGACCACCGTTTAGGTGCTAACGAAGCGCCTCCGGCCATTATGTCCGTTTTCGTTGGCCAGCAGTTAACAGCTGTTCTGGATGAATTAGAGCGTACTGCCAAAGTACCGATGGAGAAAGGCGATAACATGTACATGAAACTTGGTATCGATAAAATTCCTGAAATTTTACTGGATAATACCGATCGTAACCGTACTTCTCCTTTTGCCTTTACAGGTAATAAATTCGAGTTACGCGCTGTAGGTTCTTCTGCAAACGTATCTAATCCAATGACTGCCCTGAACACCATGGTGGCAGAGCAACTGGTAGAGTTCAGGAAGTCAGTTGACGATCTGATCGATAACCAGGGCATGAAGAAAGAACTGGCGATTATACAAATACTTCGTGAGTATGTTGTAGAGTCTAAAGCGGTTCGTTTCGAAGGAAACGGTTATTCAGAAGAGTGGGCACAGGAAGCTGAGGCACGCGGCCTGTCGAACGTTAAATCTACGCCAACGGCACTGGATGTTCTCAAGCGTGAGGACGTGGTGGAGCTGTTCACGAAGTTTGGTATTTTAACGGAAGTTGAATTACATGCCCGTCATGAAATCTTACTGGAGGAGTACATCAAGAAGATCCAGATTGAGGCACGTGTGCTGGGCGATTTAGCTGTTAACCACGTTATTCCGACTGCCGTTGCTTATCAGAACAAACTGATTAACAACTACCGTGGCTTAAAAGAGCTGGGCCTGGAGGCAGAGTATACCGAAGCAACATTAGAAGCTATCAAAAAGATGTCGCGCCATATCACAACCATTCAGAAGAATGTAGATGAAATGATTGAGGCTCGTAAAGTAGCTAACAAGATCGAAGATGCGCGTGAGCGTGCCATCATGTACCAGGAGAAAGTATTCAGCTATTTCGATACCATTCGTTACAGCGTAGATAAGCTGGAACTGATGGTAGACGACGAAGACTGGCCTTTAGTAAAATATCGTGAACTGATGTTCAACCGATAA
- the mtaB gene encoding tRNA (N(6)-L-threonylcarbamoyladenosine(37)-C(2))-methylthiotransferase MtaB produces MKKVAFYTLGCKLNYSETSTIGRIFQERGFEKVEFTDTPDIYVINTCSVTDNADKKCRKIVKEALKHSPDAFITIVGCYAQLKPKEISEIPGVDAVLGAAEKFQLVDILEGFEKKEKPQVFASEISEANTFHNSYSFGDRTRTFLKVQDGCDYSCSFCTIPLARGNSRSDSIEHVVQSAREIAKSGVKEIVLTGVNTGDFGLQNGKRVETFYQLVQALDQVESIERFRISSIEPNLLSNDIIEFVAQSNRFMPHFHVPLQSGSNKILRLMRRRYQRELYADRVAKIKALMPHCCIGVDVIVGFPGETEEDFLDTYNFINDLDVSYLHVFPYSERENTLAPGMEGKVSIKERNRRADMLRILSEKKKRYFYEQNIGREFNVLFEEDVKDGVMEGFTENYVRVAAKYDPVLINETKHVRLTGINPGNLMEAEETYREILHH; encoded by the coding sequence ATGAAAAAAGTAGCTTTTTATACGTTAGGTTGTAAGCTTAACTACTCCGAAACCAGCACGATCGGGAGGATATTTCAGGAACGTGGCTTCGAAAAGGTAGAGTTTACTGATACACCTGATATATACGTTATCAATACATGCTCTGTAACGGATAACGCAGATAAGAAATGTCGTAAAATTGTGAAGGAGGCTCTTAAGCATTCTCCTGATGCCTTTATTACGATTGTAGGTTGCTATGCACAGTTAAAGCCTAAAGAAATAAGTGAAATACCGGGTGTGGATGCTGTATTAGGTGCCGCAGAGAAATTTCAGCTGGTTGATATACTGGAGGGCTTCGAGAAAAAGGAAAAACCACAGGTGTTTGCCAGTGAAATAAGTGAGGCCAATACATTCCATAACTCCTACTCGTTCGGCGACAGAACCCGCACCTTTTTAAAGGTACAGGATGGCTGTGACTACTCCTGCTCGTTCTGCACCATACCACTGGCCAGGGGCAACAGCCGGTCAGACAGTATAGAGCATGTGGTGCAATCGGCGCGTGAAATCGCTAAGTCCGGGGTAAAAGAAATTGTGTTGACAGGCGTGAATACCGGTGACTTCGGACTGCAGAACGGCAAACGGGTAGAAACATTTTACCAGCTGGTACAGGCCCTGGACCAGGTTGAGTCGATTGAACGCTTCCGTATCTCCTCTATCGAGCCGAATTTGCTCAGCAACGACATTATTGAATTTGTAGCGCAGAGCAACCGCTTCATGCCCCACTTTCATGTGCCCTTGCAGTCCGGCTCCAACAAAATACTGCGCCTGATGCGCCGCCGTTACCAGCGTGAGTTGTATGCTGACAGGGTGGCAAAAATAAAAGCGTTAATGCCGCATTGCTGTATCGGGGTTGATGTAATTGTAGGTTTTCCGGGAGAAACGGAAGAAGACTTCCTGGATACTTATAATTTTATAAATGACCTGGATGTAAGTTACCTGCACGTTTTCCCTTACTCTGAGCGCGAAAATACGCTGGCTCCTGGTATGGAAGGAAAAGTGAGCATAAAGGAGCGCAACCGCAGAGCAGATATGCTTCGCATCCTGTCTGAGAAAAAGAAGCGCTACTTCTACGAACAGAACATCGGGCGAGAATTTAATGTGCTGTTTGAGGAAGATGTAAAAGATGGTGTGATGGAGGGATTTACAGAGAACTATGTTCGTGTGGCTGCCAAATACGACCCTGTTCTGATCAACGAAACCAAGCATGTGCGTCTGACAGGTATCAACCCGGGCAACTTAATGGAGGCAGAAGAAACTTACCGGGAGATTCTTCACCATTAA
- a CDS encoding OmpH family outer membrane protein produces the protein MKVTKFVLGASLVALLAACNNQSKQADPQAATTTSTEAETPATPATVYVNSDSLLTNYEYFKEIRTRLQTKSQDAEKDLRRRADAFQKDVANYEQTAQGMTMQQRSTTEQRLAQRQQQLQALSQQTGNELAMEESEEMKKIYDKVEAYLQNLSKERGYKMVLTYQRGNSAILYGDSTLDITTDVVKGLNEQYASEKASAKKETPKK, from the coding sequence GTGAAAGTAACAAAATTTGTTTTGGGAGCATCACTGGTAGCTTTACTGGCTGCATGCAACAACCAATCTAAGCAAGCTGACCCGCAGGCTGCTACTACTACTTCTACCGAAGCAGAAACACCCGCAACTCCTGCTACTGTGTATGTAAACTCCGACTCTCTTTTAACTAATTACGAGTACTTTAAAGAGATACGTACCCGCCTGCAGACAAAATCTCAGGATGCGGAGAAAGATCTGCGCAGAAGAGCTGATGCTTTCCAGAAAGATGTTGCCAACTATGAGCAGACTGCCCAGGGTATGACCATGCAGCAGCGTAGCACTACAGAGCAACGCCTGGCACAGAGACAACAGCAGTTGCAGGCGCTAAGCCAGCAAACAGGCAACGAGCTGGCGATGGAAGAGTCAGAGGAAATGAAAAAGATTTATGATAAAGTAGAAGCTTATCTGCAAAATCTGAGCAAAGAAAGAGGATATAAAATGGTGCTTACCTACCAGAGAGGCAACAGCGCTATTTTGTATGGCGATTCTACTTTAGATATCACCACAGACGTAGTGAAAGGTCTGAACGAGCAGTATGCGTCTGAAAAGGCATCTGCTAAAAAAGAAACTCCAAAAAAATAA
- a CDS encoding ABC transporter permease, with protein sequence MNVLENILEGLRAIQSNLLRTILTGLIIAIGIMSLVGILTAVDSMKYSLEQTFSSLGANSFDIRRYNNFGGSRDGRANKVYPIISYDNARRYKQLMEDNAVVSLSAHISGATVVKNEIDKTNPNINIVGGDENYLQTQNLILGRGRGFSSFELEYGTNVAIIGSEIKDKLFPKTDANGKFITFLGRRFKVIGELEKKGGSMGGGGTDRTIIIPLETGRQIPRAENTQLNYNIKTAIAKPNELNYVMGEATGIMRNIRQDALGQENSFEIRRSDSLMQSLNEISGFLKMGGFIIGFITLLGASVGLMNIMMVSVNERTQEIGVRKALGATAKQIRQQFLIEAIVICILGGIVGIVLGILMGNGIASLIGEGGFIVPWIWVFVGLSICVFVGVASGYYPASRASKLDPIESLRYE encoded by the coding sequence ATGAACGTACTCGAAAACATTTTAGAAGGACTTCGTGCCATACAAAGCAATTTGTTGCGCACAATCCTGACAGGCCTCATCATTGCGATCGGTATTATGTCGCTGGTTGGCATCCTGACGGCGGTGGATAGTATGAAGTATTCGCTTGAGCAAACTTTTTCGAGCCTGGGCGCTAATTCGTTTGATATTCGCCGTTATAACAATTTTGGAGGCAGCCGCGATGGGCGGGCCAATAAGGTTTACCCGATCATCTCCTACGATAACGCCCGCAGGTACAAGCAGCTGATGGAAGACAATGCGGTTGTCAGTCTATCGGCGCATATTTCCGGGGCTACTGTTGTAAAAAATGAGATTGACAAAACAAACCCGAACATCAATATTGTTGGTGGTGATGAAAATTACCTGCAAACTCAGAACCTGATTCTGGGAAGGGGGCGAGGTTTCTCCAGTTTTGAGCTAGAATACGGCACCAATGTGGCCATTATAGGAAGCGAGATCAAAGATAAATTATTCCCGAAGACGGATGCCAACGGTAAGTTTATTACGTTTTTGGGCAGACGCTTTAAAGTAATAGGTGAACTGGAAAAGAAAGGCGGCAGCATGGGCGGCGGCGGCACAGACAGAACCATTATTATACCCTTGGAAACCGGGCGCCAGATACCGAGGGCTGAGAACACGCAGCTAAATTATAACATTAAAACAGCCATTGCCAAACCTAACGAACTGAATTATGTGATGGGGGAGGCAACAGGGATCATGCGTAACATCCGGCAGGATGCGCTCGGGCAGGAGAACTCTTTCGAAATCAGAAGAAGTGATTCGCTGATGCAGAGCCTGAACGAGATCTCCGGGTTTCTGAAAATGGGTGGCTTTATTATTGGTTTCATCACCCTGCTGGGTGCCTCTGTAGGTTTGATGAATATCATGATGGTTTCAGTTAATGAAAGAACTCAGGAGATAGGAGTAAGGAAAGCTTTAGGGGCAACTGCGAAACAGATCAGGCAGCAGTTCCTGATCGAAGCCATTGTTATCTGTATTCTAGGCGGTATCGTTGGCATTGTGCTGGGTATCCTGATGGGGAATGGCATTGCGTCGCTGATAGGAGAGGGTGGTTTTATTGTGCCGTGGATATGGGTATTTGTTGGCTTATCCATCTGCGTGTTTGTCGGGGTAGCTTCGGGGTATTACCCTGCCTCACGTGCCTCGAAACTAGACCCGATTGAGTCGCTGCGATACGAATAA
- a CDS encoding asparagine synthetase B has protein sequence MLLKSIPLFICTFLLAFTGWASTILVPMDESQKDHLKSYGVAYWVLSRELPVDWLLNYRGGAFAFQHVPQVENELIVRGVSYQVISDAQYNTILNQISDPEANMDIMKLEKLPKVAVYSPKSKMPWDDAVTLVLTYAEIPYDIIYDDEIMAGDLPKYDWLHLHHEDFTGQYGKFYASYRHYPWYQEQQREAEASAQKHGFAKVSQLKLSVVKKIKDFCAGGGFLFAMCSATDTYDIALAADGVDFIEAMYDGDGADPNAQEKFDYTKTFAFKDFRIVRNPLEYEYSNIDMQPQERNVSEANDFFQLFTFSAKWDPLPTMLTQNHAKTIKGFMGQTTAFRKSTVKPDVTVMGENKELGEIRYMHGTFARGTWTFYGGHDPEDYQHLVGEDPTDLALHPNSPGYRLILNNILFPAAKKKKQKT, from the coding sequence ATGCTTCTTAAATCCATCCCTCTTTTTATTTGCACATTTTTGCTGGCTTTTACTGGTTGGGCTTCCACCATACTTGTTCCCATGGATGAATCTCAGAAAGACCACCTGAAGTCGTATGGAGTAGCTTATTGGGTACTGTCAAGAGAGCTGCCTGTTGACTGGCTGCTGAACTACCGGGGTGGTGCATTTGCATTCCAGCATGTGCCCCAGGTAGAAAATGAGTTGATTGTGCGTGGCGTGAGCTACCAGGTTATTTCGGATGCCCAATATAATACCATCTTAAACCAGATCAGCGATCCGGAAGCGAACATGGACATTATGAAACTGGAGAAACTCCCGAAGGTGGCTGTCTACTCTCCTAAGTCAAAAATGCCCTGGGATGATGCCGTAACGCTGGTACTGACTTATGCCGAAATTCCGTACGACATTATTTATGATGATGAAATAATGGCCGGAGATCTGCCAAAGTACGACTGGCTTCACCTGCACCACGAAGACTTTACCGGCCAGTATGGAAAGTTCTACGCCAGCTACCGACATTATCCCTGGTACCAGGAGCAGCAGCGGGAAGCTGAAGCATCGGCCCAGAAGCACGGCTTCGCTAAAGTATCGCAACTGAAGCTAAGCGTTGTGAAGAAAATAAAAGATTTCTGTGCAGGAGGCGGCTTTTTATTTGCGATGTGTTCTGCTACTGATACGTACGATATAGCGCTGGCAGCAGATGGGGTAGATTTTATAGAAGCTATGTACGACGGCGACGGGGCCGATCCGAATGCGCAGGAAAAGTTCGATTATACTAAAACCTTTGCTTTCAAAGACTTCAGGATCGTAAGAAATCCACTGGAGTACGAATACTCTAACATTGATATGCAGCCTCAGGAGCGGAATGTTTCTGAAGCCAACGATTTCTTCCAGCTCTTTACTTTCTCGGCAAAATGGGACCCGCTGCCCACCATGCTCACCCAGAACCACGCTAAAACCATAAAAGGATTTATGGGGCAAACAACCGCCTTCAGAAAAAGTACAGTAAAGCCGGATGTAACTGTTATGGGAGAGAACAAAGAGTTAGGTGAGATTCGGTACATGCATGGCACCTTTGCCCGCGGCACCTGGACGTTTTATGGCGGGCATGATCCGGAGGATTACCAGCATTTGGTAGGCGAAGATCCTACCGATCTTGCTCTGCACCCGAATTCCCCTGGTTACCGCCTTATCCTCAACAACATCCTGTTTCCGGCAGCTAAGAAAAAGAAACAGAAAACTTAA
- a CDS encoding tRNA-(ms[2]io[6]A)-hydroxylase, translating into METQPTKTILRLQLPTDPRWVNIAEMNIEEILVDHAYCEQKAATSGISLIVKYPDKTKLVDEMTDLVAEEWSHFERVLAELKKRGYSLGRNRPDEYVVELAKHIRKGGQRERQLMDHLLINALIEARSCERFKLLWKNIKDEGLQKFYYELMVSEAGHYVSFVKLAKEYMPAEVVDARLKELLEIEANIIRNLEPRADRMH; encoded by the coding sequence GTGGAAACACAACCAACCAAAACGATACTTCGCCTGCAGTTGCCTACCGATCCGCGTTGGGTTAATATTGCCGAGATGAATATAGAAGAGATACTGGTAGACCATGCCTACTGTGAGCAGAAAGCAGCTACATCAGGTATCTCACTCATTGTAAAGTATCCGGATAAGACAAAGCTGGTTGATGAGATGACAGACCTGGTGGCAGAGGAGTGGAGTCATTTTGAACGTGTGCTGGCTGAACTAAAAAAGAGGGGCTATAGCCTGGGGCGCAACCGCCCCGATGAATATGTGGTGGAGTTGGCGAAGCATATACGCAAAGGCGGGCAGCGTGAGCGACAGTTAATGGATCATCTGCTGATAAATGCCCTGATTGAGGCCAGAAGCTGTGAACGTTTCAAGTTACTCTGGAAAAACATCAAAGACGAAGGACTGCAGAAGTTTTACTATGAGTTAATGGTTTCTGAAGCAGGACATTATGTAAGCTTTGTGAAGCTTGCGAAAGAGTATATGCCGGCTGAGGTAGTGGACGCCCGGCTAAAGGAGCTCCTGGAAATTGAAGCCAACATCATTCGCAACCTGGAACCACGCGCTGACAGAATGCACTAA